A genomic region of Mesorhizobium sp. NZP2077 contains the following coding sequences:
- a CDS encoding MFS transporter, producing the protein MSNLVRINQGNGRADRSNSCLGFLASTLAAAVARNGYYIASAWILVERGCGTAGVATFLAIASIVEFIASPVAGVAADRFDRRRLNVAADLSRFVVMLATACALLYMDAFPIICLSAALFSFCDRVALTSSQSMIPVIADGRDLVASNSAVFFVMQFGNLGAALLAGPLLHERSPALPFTVLAAFFLLSAGCLAFMRLEPVSLDVRIAKISAAQIDPSLRRLMVVYALLYASAVLVSVMGSGFVFLEQKGTAVDFGYLEAAWSAGSLIGAVSLIRIERAISTDVRHLMLLGLTAFVLMALTSLRSPWTIILFAALGFLYNLGRVSVEVTLQSRVSVYLLGRAKGIMPSVAGVFGLLVFGIAAAVGDRAFPSTIFFSFGVVLLISISCLSVGVGETQEKGAP; encoded by the coding sequence ATGTCAAACCTGGTTCGAATTAATCAAGGCAACGGACGGGCCGACCGGTCCAATTCCTGCCTCGGATTCCTGGCCAGCACGCTAGCGGCGGCTGTTGCCCGAAATGGCTACTACATCGCATCCGCCTGGATTCTCGTCGAGCGAGGGTGCGGAACTGCCGGCGTGGCGACGTTCCTTGCGATCGCAAGCATTGTCGAATTCATCGCGAGCCCTGTGGCTGGCGTAGCGGCGGATCGATTTGACAGGCGACGCTTGAACGTAGCGGCAGACCTCAGCCGCTTCGTCGTTATGCTGGCTACCGCTTGCGCGCTCCTCTACATGGACGCTTTTCCAATTATCTGCCTGTCTGCTGCCCTCTTTTCGTTTTGCGACCGTGTCGCGCTTACGAGCTCTCAATCAATGATCCCGGTGATAGCTGACGGCCGCGATCTTGTAGCCTCGAATTCCGCCGTCTTCTTCGTCATGCAGTTCGGCAATCTCGGCGCAGCTCTGCTTGCAGGGCCTTTGCTGCATGAGCGATCACCAGCCCTGCCATTCACCGTTCTTGCTGCCTTCTTCCTGCTTTCAGCGGGCTGCCTTGCCTTTATGCGGCTGGAACCGGTTTCGCTCGATGTCCGCATCGCTAAAATCTCTGCAGCCCAAATCGATCCAAGCCTGCGTCGTCTCATGGTCGTCTACGCGCTTCTCTACGCAAGCGCGGTGCTTGTCAGTGTCATGGGATCGGGTTTCGTCTTCCTGGAGCAGAAGGGTACTGCCGTGGATTTCGGCTACCTCGAGGCCGCATGGTCGGCGGGCTCACTGATCGGCGCCGTCTCTCTAATCCGAATTGAAAGAGCGATAAGTACCGATGTGCGGCATCTCATGCTTTTGGGCCTGACGGCATTTGTACTCATGGCGCTGACTTCTCTACGCTCGCCCTGGACAATAATTCTTTTTGCCGCGCTCGGATTTTTATACAATCTTGGACGCGTCAGCGTCGAAGTCACATTGCAGTCGCGTGTGTCCGTTTATCTGTTGGGCCGGGCAAAAGGTATTATGCCCAGTGTGGCCGGGGTGTTCGGATTGCTCGTCTTCGGCATTGCTGCTGCTGTAGGAGATCGAGCATTTCCTTCGACGATTTTCTTCAGCTTCGGAGTGGTGCTCCTCATCAGTATTTCATGTTTGAGCGTCGGTGTCGGTGAGACGCAAGAAAAAGGTGCACCGTGA
- a CDS encoding AraC family transcriptional regulator, which yields MFLLNLKGVARNGEDFVNGRRISFSQRRAGSIIFIPGGNSWTGWDEGDATASYLLVSIEQRFADEVYGGMAGGRQADLPPSIGFRDGTVEMALQRIALELKQPDPISATMVESQATQLLVQMFRLNGVHQEPVKGGLSSFDLKRAVGMIEALSDGRPTLADLAKEVGVSRFHFWRAFKQSTGMTPHAFIAQRRLEQSADMLRSTNLSATEIAMECGFGSSSHFTTAFKRAFGTCPTEFRRKCRI from the coding sequence GTGTTCTTGTTGAACCTGAAGGGTGTGGCGCGCAACGGAGAGGACTTCGTCAATGGGCGCAGAATCTCATTCTCGCAGCGGCGCGCTGGCTCGATCATCTTCATTCCAGGTGGGAACAGTTGGACCGGGTGGGATGAAGGTGACGCTACCGCCTCCTACCTGCTCGTCTCAATTGAACAGAGGTTCGCTGACGAGGTGTATGGAGGAATGGCAGGCGGTCGCCAGGCAGACCTGCCGCCTTCGATTGGATTCCGAGACGGCACTGTTGAGATGGCGTTGCAGAGGATTGCATTGGAGCTCAAGCAGCCTGACCCAATCAGCGCAACGATGGTGGAGAGTCAGGCCACTCAATTGCTCGTGCAAATGTTCAGGTTGAACGGCGTCCATCAGGAACCGGTGAAAGGAGGTTTGTCATCGTTCGATCTCAAGCGCGCGGTGGGAATGATCGAGGCGCTGTCGGACGGCAGACCGACGCTCGCCGATTTGGCAAAAGAGGTTGGGGTTAGCCGGTTCCATTTCTGGCGGGCCTTCAAGCAGTCGACAGGCATGACGCCTCATGCATTCATTGCGCAGCGCCGGCTGGAGCAATCCGCGGACATGCTGCGATCGACCAATTTGTCGGCGACGGAAATCGCGATGGAATGTGGTTTCGGCAGTTCGAGCCATTTCACGACCGCCTTTAAGCGGGCCTTCGGCACGTGCCCCACGGAATTTCGTCGTAAGTGTCGAATCTAG
- a CDS encoding class I SAM-dependent methyltransferase has product MRGLDDFLAECDHGPRINGLTGFFAATAAGKSGMPIRKPTADIRLLPSDELLRDLVALHATRQGFFDQHYHGSIPYRLEEECRMSYAVLKYARHSGAPLALYSLGTAEGTMARTLSELSEGQIRTLSCSPNAENYTSFMAYGLPPHADFFIGPFHKLTREVLSSDPRLANFAHGFDIILEDTTFQMYSPNRASQIEFVTQHLKQDGIFVFVEKFRAAEESDYRRREYQKDFGFKARYFPPDEIEKKQNLVLNTMFGNEVTLAQMCDAIRAHFSYCSLTWNSGNFCSLAASNSEENLNRYLSQMATPAIPHEYVYETSPYPTLPVGIAAAQERS; this is encoded by the coding sequence ATGCGTGGACTCGACGACTTCCTGGCTGAGTGCGACCACGGCCCACGGATCAACGGCCTCACCGGCTTTTTCGCGGCGACCGCCGCTGGCAAGAGCGGAATGCCGATCCGCAAGCCCACAGCCGACATCCGCCTTCTGCCGAGCGATGAACTCCTACGCGATCTGGTTGCTCTGCACGCGACCCGCCAAGGCTTTTTTGACCAGCACTATCACGGCAGCATTCCCTACAGATTGGAAGAGGAGTGCCGGATGTCCTACGCAGTTCTGAAATACGCACGCCACAGTGGCGCTCCGCTTGCGCTATACAGCCTTGGAACGGCGGAAGGCACGATGGCGAGAACGTTGTCCGAGCTGTCCGAGGGACAGATACGCACGCTGTCGTGCAGTCCTAACGCGGAGAATTACACAAGCTTCATGGCCTATGGCCTACCGCCGCACGCAGACTTCTTCATTGGCCCCTTCCATAAGTTGACCAGGGAGGTCCTGAGCTCGGATCCGCGACTGGCAAATTTCGCGCACGGGTTCGATATAATCCTCGAAGATACAACCTTTCAGATGTACTCGCCCAACAGAGCAAGCCAGATCGAGTTCGTGACCCAGCACCTCAAGCAGGACGGTATCTTCGTCTTCGTCGAGAAGTTCCGGGCAGCCGAGGAGAGCGACTACCGGCGTCGCGAATACCAGAAGGATTTCGGCTTCAAGGCGCGCTATTTTCCGCCAGACGAAATCGAGAAAAAACAGAACCTCGTTTTGAATACGATGTTCGGCAATGAGGTGACTTTGGCGCAGATGTGCGACGCCATACGCGCGCATTTCAGCTACTGCTCCCTGACGTGGAACAGCGGAAATTTCTGCAGCCTCGCGGCGAGCAATAGCGAAGAAAACCTGAACCGATACCTTTCCCAGATGGCCACTCCGGCCATTCCGCACGAATACGTCTACGAAACCAGCCCGTATCCGACCCTGCCGGTTGGCATCGCCGCCGCCCAGGAACGATCATGA
- a CDS encoding LysR family transcriptional regulator, producing MRQINNTLRRLDHVFAAVDHGSLRQAARVLRVRESCVSRNIVAMEQLLDMQLFDRDVHGVRLTEAGRAWIDLVRAHYEALHDALAAGGRGQHDSKTVRIGLCGQAGRAFVARLINRFGSLHPDVSVVIEDVPHERCLAAIRRRRLDIIFTHEPENSALCQSEIFAHERLFVLLAERHPLAERPAVTWTDLAGSCLLVSIGSPQDLDLLKHIAANGGPAVQICRASEATVILKVQLGQGVTLAGEGFARTIAIDAMVWKPVEGQNSISTIKALWLESNPKRALLRLVGTARNMVSAGSSEPISVTTGNEQPRG from the coding sequence TTGAGACAGATCAACAACACGTTGCGCCGTTTGGATCATGTGTTCGCAGCTGTCGACCATGGCAGCCTCAGGCAGGCGGCAAGAGTTCTCAGAGTGAGGGAATCCTGTGTCAGCCGCAACATCGTTGCGATGGAGCAGTTGCTGGACATGCAGTTGTTTGATCGCGACGTCCATGGCGTTCGGCTGACCGAAGCAGGCAGGGCCTGGATTGACCTCGTCCGGGCTCACTATGAAGCTTTGCATGATGCTCTGGCCGCAGGTGGTCGGGGCCAGCATGACTCCAAAACAGTCAGGATTGGATTATGCGGCCAGGCGGGGCGCGCTTTCGTCGCTCGCCTCATCAATCGTTTCGGCAGTCTACATCCGGACGTGAGCGTGGTCATTGAGGATGTCCCACACGAACGGTGCCTGGCGGCAATACGCCGCCGGCGCCTCGACATTATCTTCACCCACGAACCTGAGAACTCCGCCTTGTGCCAGAGCGAAATATTCGCGCACGAACGCTTGTTCGTTCTCCTTGCTGAACGGCATCCATTGGCCGAAAGGCCTGCGGTCACATGGACAGACCTTGCCGGGAGTTGTCTTCTGGTCTCAATCGGATCGCCGCAGGACCTGGACTTGCTGAAGCATATCGCTGCGAATGGTGGACCGGCTGTCCAAATTTGTCGCGCGAGCGAAGCGACGGTCATCCTCAAGGTGCAACTCGGTCAAGGCGTGACCCTGGCGGGCGAAGGCTTTGCCAGGACAATCGCCATCGATGCCATGGTGTGGAAACCTGTCGAGGGGCAGAACAGCATCAGTACGATCAAGGCACTGTGGCTGGAATCGAACCCAAAGCGCGCGCTGTTGCGGCTGGTTGGGACTGCTAGAAACATGGTATCCGCAGGTTCAAGCGAGCCTATCTCCGTCACTACGGGAAACGAGCAACCTCGAGGCTAG
- a CDS encoding dipeptidase: MSAVEAYLVAHADEALEDLKAFCRIPSVSTDPAYRDGIRQAASFVAQRMKQAGFPTVEIVETDGHPAVFAEIISDAAAPTILVYGHYDVQPPDPVEKWTTPPFEPTIRDNRLYGRGVSDDKGPMLIPILVVEAFLKTAGRLPLNIKMLVEGEEESGSPHFSPLVEKMRQRLACDLVVSADGAMWRADRPSMTVASRGMVALDVVVTGAAKDLHSGRHGGSAPNPIRALAAMLASLHDSDGAVTVPGFMDDVTPPDPAILEAIDAASFDTAAYLAGIGARAPDPQPSGHDLLVRQWLGPTLEFNGIFGGYSGPGTKTVIPSSAGAKITCRLVAGQEPGKVAEAIRSHLETRLPTGYSLDVKRHGPGTKAFSIDPCLPALAIAETLLGEMMGAKSLRVAMGATIPIGSVFKEHLGVGTIFFSFSTSDEDYHAPNEFFRLENFKIGQIAWARLFQRLGLSMGRK, translated from the coding sequence GTGAGCGCCGTCGAGGCCTATCTCGTCGCCCACGCCGACGAAGCCCTGGAAGACTTGAAGGCATTCTGCCGCATTCCGAGCGTCAGCACCGATCCGGCCTATCGCGACGGAATTCGCCAGGCGGCAAGCTTCGTCGCGCAACGGATGAAGCAGGCCGGCTTCCCGACCGTGGAGATCGTCGAGACGGATGGCCATCCCGCCGTGTTCGCTGAGATTATCAGTGACGCCGCAGCGCCGACCATCCTCGTCTATGGCCACTATGATGTGCAGCCGCCGGATCCGGTCGAGAAATGGACGACGCCGCCGTTCGAGCCGACGATCCGCGACAACAGGCTCTATGGGCGCGGCGTTTCGGACGACAAGGGTCCGATGTTGATCCCGATCCTGGTCGTCGAGGCATTCCTGAAGACCGCCGGTCGCCTGCCGCTCAACATCAAGATGCTGGTCGAAGGCGAGGAGGAATCCGGCAGCCCGCATTTTTCGCCGCTCGTCGAAAAAATGCGCCAGCGCCTGGCCTGCGATCTTGTTGTCTCCGCAGATGGCGCCATGTGGCGCGCGGACCGGCCGTCTATGACGGTGGCCAGCCGCGGTATGGTCGCGCTCGACGTGGTGGTGACGGGCGCGGCGAAGGATCTTCATTCCGGCCGCCATGGCGGCAGTGCGCCAAATCCCATCCGCGCGCTCGCAGCAATGCTGGCCAGCCTGCACGACAGCGACGGCGCCGTTACCGTGCCGGGCTTCATGGACGACGTCACGCCGCCCGATCCGGCCATTCTTGAAGCGATCGATGCCGCCAGCTTCGATACCGCCGCCTACCTCGCCGGGATTGGCGCTCGGGCGCCTGATCCACAGCCCTCCGGCCACGACCTTCTGGTTCGTCAATGGCTGGGGCCGACACTTGAATTCAACGGCATATTCGGCGGCTATTCGGGACCGGGCACCAAGACGGTCATTCCTTCGTCGGCGGGCGCCAAGATCACGTGCCGCCTCGTCGCCGGGCAGGAGCCAGGCAAGGTTGCCGAAGCGATCCGTAGCCACCTCGAGACACGCTTGCCGACCGGCTATTCGCTTGACGTCAAGCGTCACGGCCCCGGCACCAAGGCGTTCTCGATCGATCCCTGCCTGCCCGCGCTTGCCATAGCTGAAACGCTGCTCGGCGAGATGATGGGCGCGAAATCGCTGCGGGTTGCGATGGGCGCGACGATCCCGATCGGCAGCGTCTTCAAGGAGCATCTCGGCGTCGGCACGATCTTCTTCTCGTTCTCGACCTCCGACGAGGACTACCATGCGCCGAACGAATTCTTCCGGCTGGAGAATTTCAAAATCGGCCAGATCGCCTGGGCCCGGCTGTTCCAGCGCCTGGGCTTATCGATGGGCAGAAAGTAA
- a CDS encoding SDR family NAD(P)-dependent oxidoreductase, whose amino-acid sequence MNISFDKRTVIVTGAAHGFGRAIAKAFAERGAAVHILDVNDAGLAETHQLCGENCRSHVVDVGDRDAVQAAVGTIEAGAGAVDILVNNAGGVRGQVGRPLEDISQADWQTIFDVNLSGAFFMTQAVAPGMKRRSYGRVINISSGAGLGISLTGIQAYASAKAGQIGLTRQLAHELGPWNITVNNVAPGFVRSNPTTERQWQAMGEEGQQKLLQNIAMKRLGSPDDIAAMVMFFASDFAGWVSGQVISVDGGK is encoded by the coding sequence ATGAACATAAGCTTCGACAAGCGAACCGTCATCGTCACCGGCGCGGCGCATGGCTTTGGCCGTGCGATCGCCAAAGCGTTCGCCGAACGCGGCGCGGCGGTTCATATCCTGGACGTCAACGACGCCGGCCTTGCCGAAACGCATCAACTCTGTGGCGAAAACTGCCGCTCGCATGTCGTCGATGTCGGCGATCGCGACGCTGTACAGGCGGCCGTAGGCACGATCGAAGCCGGTGCTGGCGCGGTCGACATCCTCGTCAACAACGCCGGCGGCGTGCGCGGGCAGGTCGGCAGACCGCTGGAGGACATCTCGCAGGCCGATTGGCAAACCATTTTCGACGTCAATCTCTCCGGAGCCTTCTTCATGACGCAGGCCGTGGCGCCCGGCATGAAAAGGCGCAGCTATGGGCGCGTCATCAACATCTCCAGCGGCGCCGGGCTCGGCATCAGCCTCACCGGCATCCAGGCCTATGCCAGCGCCAAGGCTGGTCAGATCGGCCTGACACGCCAACTCGCGCATGAACTCGGACCGTGGAACATCACAGTCAACAACGTCGCGCCGGGTTTCGTGCGTTCCAACCCGACCACCGAGCGGCAATGGCAAGCAATGGGCGAGGAGGGTCAGCAAAAGCTCCTCCAGAACATCGCGATGAAGCGGCTTGGCTCACCCGACGACATCGCCGCGATGGTGATGTTCTTCGCTTCCGATTTCGCCGGCTGGGTCAGCGGCCAGGTGATCAGCGTGGATGGCGGCAAGTGA